The DNA region ATGGATACGGACCTGAACAAGGATATTCTTTCTTATTAAAAGCGATCGCAGAGAATGATTATGCACCTCTCGGTGTAAAATTGGACGAGAGCGAAATTTTCGTATCCGACGGATCCAAATGTGATTGTGGAAATATCCAAGAAATATTCTCCCAGGATGCAAAGATTGCGATCGGAGATCCTGTATATCCGGTCTATGTGGACACGAACGTAATGGCAGGAAGAACAGGAGAAGCTGGTCCCGACGGAAGATATGCCAATCTTATCTACATGCCTTCCACAAAAGAGAACGGATTCCAACCTGATTTCCCTAAAGAAAGACCGGATCTGATCTATTTATGTTTTCCTAATAATCCAACCGGAACAGTTGCTTCTAAAGAATCACTCAAGGCTTGGGTAGAATACGCTAAAAAGAATAATAGTATTATTCTTTATGATTCTGCATACGAGGCATTCATCTCGGAACCTGGAGTTCCAAGATCCATTTACGAGGTAGAAGGAGCTAGAGAGGTCGCGATAGAATTCCGCTCCTTCTCCAAAACCGCAGGATTTACCGGACTTCGTTGTGCTTATATAGTGATTCCTAAAGAATTAAAGGGAAAAACAAAAGACGGCCAGGAAGTTTCCATAGGACAACTTTGGAGCAGAAGACATACCACAAAGTTCAATGGTGTTTCCTATGTGACCCAAAAAGCGGCCGAAGCAATCTATTCTCCTCAAGGTAAAAAAGAGATCCGAGCAAGTATCGATACTTATATGAGTAATGCTAAGTTGATCCGAGAAGGATTGATCAAAGCAGGATACGAAGTATTCGGAGGGGTGAACGCTCCTTATATCTGGCTCAAAACCCCGAATAATCTCAGCTCTTGGGACTTCTTCGACCAATTATTAGATAAGGCCCAAGTGGTAGGAACTCCAGGTTCAGGTTTCGGACCTGCGGGAGAAGGTTATTTCAGACTTTCCGCCTTCGGCAAAAAAGACGATGTGATCGAGGCAATCCGTCGTATCAGCGCTCTCTAATCAGGGCGCTTTTTCCTCAAAAAAAAGAGAATATACATTTTGAAACCCTGCCGATAGACTACTAGTAGGGAAAGCTATGGGTTCGAAATATACACGCATTCTTCTTTTTATATTCGCTGCGGCGCCGATTTTTTTCACGGATAAGACTTATGCAGTTTCTCCGGACCAGACGAATCTTGCGATCCTGATAGATGAGAATAAGATAAACATAAAATTCATCAATATTTGCGTAAGTAATCTTGCACCACCTTTGGAAGAAGGTGGTGGACCTAAATCCCAGGCAGGGGTGGCAACTGCAGCGGAGAATGCTCAGTCCGGACAACAGACCACTACCAGCGGACAAACTGAACTTTTCAAAAAACTGAATACTATAGACAATTATAGATCGTTCAAGAAGGCAAACCAAGCCGACTTCAACGGAAATATGTGGTATTTCCAGAGTAATTATAGTTTATCTTATAAAAACCTGAAGGCCGCGCAAGGGGAGATGAAAGATATCTTCCAAGTAGTTCACGAAAATTATATCAAAACTGCTCGTATCCTTTTAGAAGCTGCTTCTCCGATGATCATTCGTTCTAACGATAAGATCGCACAACATTTATTGAAGTTAGGATTTAGGGATCTCAAATCCTCCGAAGATAATTTTACAAGTGCTTATAATTCCTCTCCTTACCAATTTAGAGTAAAATTAGTACTTTTTGGAGAAGGGATCAAAATCGCAAGAAGAGCCAGAAGATTTGCACTTCTCGCAATGATCGCAGCGAAAACTCCTAATGATGATAAACGTGAGTTCCAATTCGTGAACTTGGACGAGGTCAGAAATATAGCGGAGAAGGAAAATATCTCCGACTATGATCGTATCAGAAATACTTTAATTGATTATATAGATAACGAATTACTTTCTCCAAAGATTGCGCCTCCAGGAGAAGGAAAAGATAACCCTGTAGATTTGCTCGAAGTCCACGATGATAATTATAGTTTTATCACTAATGGAAGGGTTTCCTTTTTAGAAAAAAGTAATGAAGAGATCCGCGTAGACGATATCAATAAAAATGAAGCGTTACCTCCTGTTCCTGCCCAAGGAGGGAACAAGTAATGGATCTTCCTACTCCGGCCGAGATCATATCCCTTAGAGTAAAAGGCGGAAGATTTTGGAAATGGTTAGTAGTATTTTCACTCATTGC from Leptospira selangorensis includes:
- a CDS encoding LL-diaminopimelate aminotransferase; this encodes MANINENYLKLKAGYLFPEIARRVKVYSEKHPNSKIIRLGIGDVTLPLAPSVVDALVSSSKEMGTSEGFHGYGPEQGYSFLLKAIAENDYAPLGVKLDESEIFVSDGSKCDCGNIQEIFSQDAKIAIGDPVYPVYVDTNVMAGRTGEAGPDGRYANLIYMPSTKENGFQPDFPKERPDLIYLCFPNNPTGTVASKESLKAWVEYAKKNNSIILYDSAYEAFISEPGVPRSIYEVEGAREVAIEFRSFSKTAGFTGLRCAYIVIPKELKGKTKDGQEVSIGQLWSRRHTTKFNGVSYVTQKAAEAIYSPQGKKEIRASIDTYMSNAKLIREGLIKAGYEVFGGVNAPYIWLKTPNNLSSWDFFDQLLDKAQVVGTPGSGFGPAGEGYFRLSAFGKKDDVIEAIRRISAL
- a CDS encoding adhesin OmpL37 family surface protein, producing MGSKYTRILLFIFAAAPIFFTDKTYAVSPDQTNLAILIDENKINIKFINICVSNLAPPLEEGGGPKSQAGVATAAENAQSGQQTTTSGQTELFKKLNTIDNYRSFKKANQADFNGNMWYFQSNYSLSYKNLKAAQGEMKDIFQVVHENYIKTARILLEAASPMIIRSNDKIAQHLLKLGFRDLKSSEDNFTSAYNSSPYQFRVKLVLFGEGIKIARRARRFALLAMIAAKTPNDDKREFQFVNLDEVRNIAEKENISDYDRIRNTLIDYIDNELLSPKIAPPGEGKDNPVDLLEVHDDNYSFITNGRVSFLEKSNEEIRVDDINKNEALPPVPAQGGNK